The Terriglobales bacterium sequence TTCCGCCTGGCAGTTCTTGCCGGATTCTGATGGTTGTCGTCCAAGTCTGCCGGCGCCCAAACCCGAAAAAGACAACAATCGACCGTAGTACCTAAAATGCGACGATTCGTCCCTGCATAGGGACAAAATCGAACTTTCGTCGTCCAAAATGCGAACAGTCGGTTAGTACGGGCGCGATACGTGCAACTAAACGAAATCAATACGACCTGGTAAGAGCCGGGCGCGGAGGCTGCTGTGGGACTGTCAACTACTTCGGAGGGGCATATCAATATGGTGATTGCTCCAAGGATGCGGGCAATAATCGCCGACGATGAACCGCTTTCACGCGAAAAACTGCGCATGCTGCTCGATCACGAGCAGGAAGTGCAGATCGTGGCTGAATGTAGTGGCCTCGAGGACACACTGCACGCGGTCCGCACACAACGGCCCGACGTTCTGCTCCTCGATATCGAAATGGAAGGCGGTACCGGTTTCGATGTTCTGCGCGATCTGCCTGCGAATGAGCGCCCCATCGTGATTTTTACTACAGCCTACGACAGCTATGCTCTGCAAGCCTTCGACGAGCACGCGCTGGATTATCTGCTGAAGCCTTTCGATCAGGAGCGTTTGCACCGCGCACTGGAACGCGCGCGCAACGAGATGAGCAAGTCCGCAAAGGGCGCAGTGAATGAAAATCTCGCGAACCTGCTGAATGCGGCGCGACGGCCCCCGGAGAACCGGCTCATTATCAAGTCA is a genomic window containing:
- a CDS encoding LytTR family DNA-binding domain-containing protein: MGLSTTSEGHINMVIAPRMRAIIADDEPLSREKLRMLLDHEQEVQIVAECSGLEDTLHAVRTQRPDVLLLDIEMEGGTGFDVLRDLPANERPIVIFTTAYDSYALQAFDEHALDYLLKPFDQERLHRALERARNEMSKSAKGAVNENLANLLNAARRPPENRLIIKSGGRVVFIQIDEIDWIEAAANYVRLHVAGKNAYLFRESIGRMADKLDPSQFIRIHRSFIVNVSKIKELQPCNNGEFMVSLRNGKELPCSRFYRHALESLWKGTK